A genomic window from Gossypium hirsutum isolate 1008001.06 chromosome D10, Gossypium_hirsutum_v2.1, whole genome shotgun sequence includes:
- the LOC107915395 gene encoding receptor-like protein 15 — MGLCNLVNLEFLDLSLNHPSGTIPSCSNLQKVLHVHLAKNELGGTLSDALFINSSLVTLDFSENNLTGRIPDWISTLPALSVFLLKANQLEGEFPVHLCRLQSLSILDLSQNKLSGHIPSCLSNLTLKPRSEKSYTGSTDFGLLLFDKIIVDMGLTIYNLIGDSETVNDYPFTFQEEEVEFSTKGARYTYKGNILELLSAIDLSCNQFTGIIPPGLGNLSEIRGLNVSHNNLTGPIPSTFSKLKQIESLDLSYNNLNGRIPPQLTEVTTLEVFSVAHNNLSGPLPDRKNQFETFEERSYKGNPLLCGPPLNKSCNECDSLGTPSASSSEEEHGFIDMGDFYISFGVSYAIIFLATIIVLHIDPHWRLACFHCVEDYSIACYFFIVDSLRRLLYFKRNI, encoded by the coding sequence ATGGGATTATGCAACTTGGTCAATCTTGAATTCCTGGATCTGTCTCTAAATCATCCGTCTGGGACTATTCCATCTTGCTCTAATCTACAAAAGGTGTTGCATGTACATTTGGCCAAAAATGAACTTGGTGGAACACTGTCAGATGCCCTTTTTATAAACTCTTCATTGGTAACATTGGATTTCAGTGAAAATAACTTAACAGGAAGAATTCCAGATTGGATTAGCACGCTACCTGCTTTGAGCGTTTTTCTTCTAAAAGCAAATCAATTAGAAGGTGAATTTCCTGTACATTTATGCAGACTGCAATCATTAAGCATCTTGGACCTGTCACAGAATAAACTTTCTGGTCATATACCTTCCTGTTTAAGTAATTTAACTCTCAAGCCAAGGAGTGAAAAGTCTTACACCGGATCTACTGATTTTGGGCTTCTTTTATTTGATAAGATAATAGTAGACATGGGACTAACAATATATAATCTCATAGGCGATTCAGAGACTGTAAATGACTATCCTTTTACCTTCCAAGAAGAAGAGGTAGAGTTTTCAACAAAGGGTGCAAGATACACGTACAAGGGTAATATTCTTGAATTGTTGTCCGCAATTGATCTCTCTTGCAACCAATTCACAGGGATAATCCCACCTGGATTGGGGAATTTGAGTGAAATTCGAGGGTTAAACGTGTCACATAACAACTTAACTGGACCTATCCCCTCAACTTTTTCAAAACTCAAGCAGATTGAGAGTTTGGACCTTTCCTACAACAATTTAAATGGAAGGATCCCCCCTCAACTGACTGAGGTGACCACTTTGGAGGTATTCAGTGTCGCACACAACAACTTGTCGGGGCCTCTTCCTGATAGGAAAAATCAATTTGAGACCTTCGAAGAGAGAAGTTACAAGGGAAACCCTCTTCTTTGTGGACCTCCCTTGAACAAGAGTTGTAATGAATGTGATTCACTAGGAACTCCAAGTGCTTCATCTAGTGAAGAAGAACACGGTTTTATAGACATGGGTGATTTCTATATCAGCTTTGGAGTTTCCTATGCAATTATATTCTTGGCAACTATTATTGTACTCCACATAGACCCACATTGGAGACTAGCATGCTTTCATTGCGTCGAAGACTATAGCATCGCCTGCTATTTCTTCATTGTGGATAGTCTTCGTCGGTTGCTCTACTTCAAAAGAAACATCTAA